One part of the Ictidomys tridecemlineatus isolate mIctTri1 chromosome 13, mIctTri1.hap1, whole genome shotgun sequence genome encodes these proteins:
- the St8sia3 gene encoding alpha-N-acetylneuraminate alpha-2,8-sialyltransferase ST8SIA3 isoform X2 has product MRNCKMARVASVLGLVMLSVALLILSLISYVSLKKENIFTTPKYASPGAPRMYMFHAGFRSQFALKFLDPSFVPITNSLTQELQEKPSKWTFNRTAFLHQRQEILQHVDVIKNFSLTKNSVRIGQLMHYDYSSHKYVFSISNNFRSLLPEVSPILNKHYNICAVVGNSGILTGSQCGQEIDKSDFVFRCNFAPTEAFQRDVGRKTNLTTFNPSILEKYYNNLLTIQDRNNFFLSLKKLDGAILWIPAFFFHTSATVTRTLVDFFVEHRGQLKVQLAWPGNIMQHVNRYWKNKHLSPKRLSTGILMYTLASAICEEIHLYGFWPFGFDPNTREDLPYHYYDKKGTKFTTKWQESHQLPAEFQLLYRMHGEGLTKLTLSHCA; this is encoded by the exons ATGAGAAATTGCAAAATGGCCCGGGTCGCCAGTGTGCTGGGGCTGGTCATGCTCAGCGTCGCCCTCCTGATTTTATCGCTCATCAGCTACGTGTCCCTGAAAAAGGAGAACATCTTCACCACTCCCAAGTACGCCAGCCCGGGGGCGCCCCGAATGTACATGTTCCACGCGGGATTCCG GTCACAGTTTGCGCTGAAGTTTCTAGACCCGTCCTTTGTGCCCATTACGAATTCTCTCACCCAGGAGCTCCAAGAGAAACCTTCTAAGTGGACCTTTAATCGGACAGCGTTTTTACATCAAAG gcaAGAAATTCTGCAGCATGTCgatgtaataaaaaatttttctttgaccAAGAATAGTGTTCGGATCGGACAACTGATGCACTATGACTATTCCAGCCATAAATATGTTTTCTCTATTAGCAATAACTTCCGGTCACTGCTTCCAGAAGTGTCACCCATTCTGAATAAGCATTATAATATTTGTGCTGTGGTTGGAAATAGTGGGATCCTGACAGGGAGCCAGTGTGgacaagaaatagataaatcagATTTTGTTTTTCGTTGCAATTTCGCCCCTACGGAGGCTTTCCAGAGAGATGTTGGAAGGAAAACCAACCTTACCACCTTCAACCCCAGCATCCTGGAAAAATATTACAACAATCTTTTGACCATACAGGACCGTAACAACTTTTTCCTCAGTTTAAAAAAGCTTGATGGGGCCATTCTTTGGATCCCTGCGTTTTTCTTCCACACTTCAGCAACTGTTACCAGAACGTTAGTTGACTTTTTTGTTGAACACAGAGGTCAGTTAAAGGTCCAATTGGCTTGGCCTGGAAATATAATGCAGCATGTCAACAG GTACTGGAAAAACAAACACTTGTCGCCCAAACGATTGAGCACAGGTATTCTTATGTACACCCTTGCCTCAGCAATATGTGAAGAGATCCACTTGTATGGATTTTGGCCTTTTGGATTTGACCCCAACACAAGGGAAGATCTTCCGTACCATTACTATGACAAAAAAGGAACCAAATTTACCACCAAGTGGCAGGAGTCCCACCAGCTGCCTGCTGAGTTTCAGCTGCTATATCGAATGCATGGGGAAGGGCTCACCAAGCTGACTCTGTCACACTGTGCCTAA
- the St8sia3 gene encoding alpha-N-acetylneuraminate alpha-2,8-sialyltransferase ST8SIA3 isoform X1 encodes MRGSVLSKPLGLSPSALSPHCRPPLSAISAILPPQWDTGLLRAAYPRLGRSRRSPRFLASPRPYLCPGARQQGLLTGCCNLWSEPGQRSQFALKFLDPSFVPITNSLTQELQEKPSKWTFNRTAFLHQRQEILQHVDVIKNFSLTKNSVRIGQLMHYDYSSHKYVFSISNNFRSLLPEVSPILNKHYNICAVVGNSGILTGSQCGQEIDKSDFVFRCNFAPTEAFQRDVGRKTNLTTFNPSILEKYYNNLLTIQDRNNFFLSLKKLDGAILWIPAFFFHTSATVTRTLVDFFVEHRGQLKVQLAWPGNIMQHVNRYWKNKHLSPKRLSTGILMYTLASAICEEIHLYGFWPFGFDPNTREDLPYHYYDKKGTKFTTKWQESHQLPAEFQLLYRMHGEGLTKLTLSHCA; translated from the exons ATGCGCGGGTCTGTTCTGTCGAAGCCCCTAGGGCTTTCTCCCTCGGCCCTTTCCCCTCACTGCCGCCCTCCTCTCTCGGCGATTTCTGCAATTCTCCCGCCCCAGTGGGACACTGGCCTCCTAAGGGCCGCCTACCCTCGCCTGGGTCGAAGTCGCCGCTCCCCACGATTCTTGGCGAGCCCCCGCCCCTACCTGTGCCCAGGAGCTCGCCAGCAGGGCCTCCTCACGGGCTGCTGCAACCTGTGGTCCGAGCCGGGCCAGAG GTCACAGTTTGCGCTGAAGTTTCTAGACCCGTCCTTTGTGCCCATTACGAATTCTCTCACCCAGGAGCTCCAAGAGAAACCTTCTAAGTGGACCTTTAATCGGACAGCGTTTTTACATCAAAG gcaAGAAATTCTGCAGCATGTCgatgtaataaaaaatttttctttgaccAAGAATAGTGTTCGGATCGGACAACTGATGCACTATGACTATTCCAGCCATAAATATGTTTTCTCTATTAGCAATAACTTCCGGTCACTGCTTCCAGAAGTGTCACCCATTCTGAATAAGCATTATAATATTTGTGCTGTGGTTGGAAATAGTGGGATCCTGACAGGGAGCCAGTGTGgacaagaaatagataaatcagATTTTGTTTTTCGTTGCAATTTCGCCCCTACGGAGGCTTTCCAGAGAGATGTTGGAAGGAAAACCAACCTTACCACCTTCAACCCCAGCATCCTGGAAAAATATTACAACAATCTTTTGACCATACAGGACCGTAACAACTTTTTCCTCAGTTTAAAAAAGCTTGATGGGGCCATTCTTTGGATCCCTGCGTTTTTCTTCCACACTTCAGCAACTGTTACCAGAACGTTAGTTGACTTTTTTGTTGAACACAGAGGTCAGTTAAAGGTCCAATTGGCTTGGCCTGGAAATATAATGCAGCATGTCAACAG GTACTGGAAAAACAAACACTTGTCGCCCAAACGATTGAGCACAGGTATTCTTATGTACACCCTTGCCTCAGCAATATGTGAAGAGATCCACTTGTATGGATTTTGGCCTTTTGGATTTGACCCCAACACAAGGGAAGATCTTCCGTACCATTACTATGACAAAAAAGGAACCAAATTTACCACCAAGTGGCAGGAGTCCCACCAGCTGCCTGCTGAGTTTCAGCTGCTATATCGAATGCATGGGGAAGGGCTCACCAAGCTGACTCTGTCACACTGTGCCTAA